CCCCAGCCGTCACCGCGACGGACGCACAGTTGTCCTCGGATGGCGTGCGCCTGGACCTGACGTGGGACGACGGGGTGAAGACGGACGCCACCGCACAGGTGCTGCGCCAGCAGTGCCCCTGCGCCGCGTGCGTGGACGAATGGACGAACAAGCGGACGCTGGACCCGTCGAAGGTCCCCGCCGACCTTCGCATCAAGCAGGTGCAGCCCGTGGGCAACTACGCGCTGGCCTTCAGCTTCAGCGACGGCCACACCACCGGCATCTATCCCTGGAAGCTGCTGCGCGACATCACCCAGCCCGCCGCCTGAGCGCCCCGTGAACGAACGCTACCGGCTCGTTCGTCCGCTGGCCTCTGGAGGCATGGCGGAGCTCTTCCTCGGCGTCGCGCGCGGCGCGGAGGGATTCGAGCGGCCGGTGGCCATCAAGCGGGTGCTCCCCCACCTGGCTCGCGAGCCGGACATCGCGCGCATGTTCCTGGCCGAGGCCCGGCTGGCC
This Myxococcus xanthus DNA region includes the following protein-coding sequences:
- a CDS encoding DUF971 domain-containing protein, which produces MSFWDRIKPAPPAVTATDAQLSSDGVRLDLTWDDGVKTDATAQVLRQQCPCAACVDEWTNKRTLDPSKVPADLRIKQVQPVGNYALAFSFSDGHTTGIYPWKLLRDITQPAA